In a genomic window of Phragmites australis chromosome 14, lpPhrAust1.1, whole genome shotgun sequence:
- the LOC133891377 gene encoding uncharacterized protein LOC133891377 → MEQPPHPTGVQSADCYVVDIELQPVKVVDDAESNNDDDGKNRCVLCTAPLEWVAIGRCGHRVVCRGCMVRMRFFYRNKRCIICRTRCYKVIVTKREASSTVLSTLPLFTFREGRVGKYWYHRHTAAYFEDEEEYEAARVACEGILSPFYQPWIWFIVWFLCWLMEGSIIGMALADQTKPRSTQVRAYAVGIFFPMLIGTIIWSCIKCTQDPLELEQIREQIRVLGTPY, encoded by the exons ATGGAGCAACCACCTCATCCCACAGGCGTTCAAAGTGCGGACTGTTATGTTGTGGACATCGAACTGCAACCTGTCAAGGTCGTCGACGACGCCGAGAGCAACAACGACGACGACGGTAAAAACCGTTGCGTGCTGTGCACCGCGCCCCTTGAGTGGGTGGCTATCGGGCGGTGTGGCCACCGTGTCGTGTGCCGTGGGTGCATGGTGCGCATGCGCTTCTTCTACCGTAACAAACGTTGCATCATCTGCAGAACCCGTTGCTATAAAGTCATCGTAACCAAGAGAGAAGCCAGCAGCACTGTCCTGTCGACGTTGCCGCTATTTACGTTTCGAGAGGGCCGGGTGGGCAAGTACTGGTATCACAGGCACACGGCGGCCTACTtcgaggatgaagaagagtacGAAGCAGCGAGGGTTGCATGTGAAGGAATCCTGTCGCCGTTCTATCAACCATGG ATTTGGTTCATAGTATGGTTCCTTTGTTGGCTTATGGAGGGATCAATTATCGGTATGGCTCTTGCAGACCAAACGAAGCCCAGGTCAACGCAAGTGAGAGCTTACGCGGTTGGTATCTTCTTTCCAATGTTGATTGGTACCATAATCTGGTCTTGTATCAAGTGCACACAAGATCCTCTGGAGCTAGAACAAATTCGTGAACAAATTCGTGTTTTAGGGACTCCCTACTAG